From Verrucomicrobiota bacterium:
ATCTGGTTGTGTAATCATCAAATGCACATCCAGCGGGATTTTTACAGCCTTTCGGAGGGCCCCGACGATATTCGGGCCGAAACTGAGATTGGGCACAAAATGCCCATCCATTATATCCACATGGATGTAGTCGGCACCGGCTTTTTCGGCTTCACGGGCTTGTTCAGCCAGACGCCCGGGATCAGCGGCTAGAATGGATGGGGCTATACGGAGTTTTTTACAATCATTCATGGGATTATTCGGATTTATTGAGTTCGACATACTTTTCCGTGATATCACTGGCATAAACCGTATGTTCGCCCGATCCCAAATGAAGGTTAATGGTGATGGTGAAACGTGGTTTTTTGACGATTTTCCTTAGTTTTTCGACCGGTGTTTTTGAAACGATACCATTTTGCACGGCACATGACCCGTCATAATAAATATCCACGCATTCCTCTTTGATCTTGGCTGAGGAATAACCGATGGCATCCATAATCCTTCCCCAATTTGGGTCGCCACCGCACCAAGCACATTTGACGAGACTTGAGTTTGCGACACTTTCGGCGGCGAGTTTTGCATCACGATGACTACTGGCCCCTTTGACAACGACTTCTACAACCCTTGAGATTCCTTCTCCGTCGGCCACGATCATCAGGGCGAGTTTGCGTGTGATGGTATTAAGTGCATTCTGGAATTTTGAAAATTCAGGATGGGCAGGTGTGAGTGCCTCATTTTCTGCGAGACCATTAGCGAGGAGCAAAACCGTATCATTCGTGCTCATGTCACCATCCACGGTGATGCTGTTAAAGGATTGTTCCACCGCTATACCTAGTGCCCTATCGAGGGATTTTTTGTCAATGGAGGCATCTGTCGTGATAAAACATAACATGGTCGCCATATTCGGGTCGATCATTCCCGCACCTTTGGCGATGGCACCAATGGTGACGCGTTTACCATTGATTTGAAATGATAAGGCGACTTCCTTTTTACAAGAATCACTGGTCATAATCGCCTCGGCAGCATCTTTGCTCCCATTCCGGGAGAGTTTTTTGACGGCTTTGGTGATTCCTTCCTCGATTTTCTGGATGGGCATAAAAACACCAATCCGTCCTGTGGAACAGATCAAGACCTCGGAATCCTTTACCCCCAAAGCTTTTGCGGTGGCAGAAATCATTTTCTTTGCGTCTTCGACACCTCGGACGCCTGTACAAGCATTCGCATTGCCGCTATTGGCGATAATGGCATAGGCCTGTTTATTTTTTACATTTTTGATTGAAACTTTGACCGGTGCGGCTTTGACCTGATTTGTTGTGAATTTTCCCGCTGCAACACAGGGTACCTCCGAGAAAATGACGGCGATATCCCTCTTGGTCTTATTTGTGGCCTTGATTCCGGCATAAATACCCGAGGCGGTAAATCCGAGCGGGGCGGTGATGCCACCTTTGATTTCAGTGAATTTTTCCATAAGAGATAAGTTTTTTAAATCAGTCCGGTTGTTTCTGGTAGTTGATAAGAAATATTAAAGGCCTGGACGGCTTGGCCTGAGGCTCCTTTGACTATGTTATCAATGGCTGAAAAGGCCAATATCCGATTCATCCGCCAGTCCAGTTTGAATGATATTTCGATAAAATTTGTCCTGACGACATTTTTTGTGTCCGGTAAACGGGTGTCACCGAGAAATGATACAAAGGGTTCATTCCCGTATTTTTCTTGATAGAGATTTGTGATTCCTAAGGAAGCATTTGCCTTATCTGAGAGGAATAAATCCTTAAAGGTCGGACTCATTTCAAAATAAAGGGTGGTCAATATTCCACGGCTCACTGGCATCAGGTGGGGGGTGAAACTAATGACTACAGGTTTTGCTATTTCCGGGAAAGCCCTCTTTTGAGCAAGTGAGAGCTCTTGCTCAATCTCGGATAAATGCCGGTGCTTTGGTACACCATAAGCCCGGAGGCTTTCATTACACTCCACAAAGAGGTAGTCTAACTCCGCCTTCCGCCCCGCGCCGGACACACCGCTGAGACTATCGGCTGTGATCCGCTCAGGATCAATCCATCCTTTTTCCAAGAGCGGGATAGTCGGCAATAATATACTCGTGGGATAACAGCCAGGGCAAGCTATGAGGGAGGATGACTTGATTTCTTTACGGTATATTTCAGGGGAACCGTAGACGGCCTTTTGGAGGAGGGCCGGTGCTGGATGGTCGTGCTGGTAGAATTCCTGATAAGTGTCAGCTGATCTGAGCCTAAAATCAGCACTCAGATCGAATATTTTCAAACCCTTTTCCACAAGAGGACAGGCAAAATCCGACGCGACTCCATGGGGGAGGGCGAGGAATACCGCTTCAGCATTTTTGCTGATAGCATCAATATCGGGTTCAGTAAAACAAAGGTCACCCCGGTAATGTAGGGAGGGGAAAACGTCACTGAGATTTCTGCCGGCATACTGGCGTGAAGTAACTGTTGTTAATTCGACATGGGGATGATTGACGAGGAGGGCGACTAATTGTTCCCCCGAATACCCAGAAGCACCGATGACAGCAACTTTGATTTTGTTTTTCACTAGACTAAAGATTACAACAGAAAATCAGTCGAAATCTCTAGAGAAAATTAGAAAAAAATCCGATAAGTATTAAGACCAAGACTTATCTTTATTTACGCAAAATGCGTAAAAAACTTAAGCTACAGCGACTTGCTGCATGATCTTGTCTTGGGTATGGAATTTAATCGGGGAATCAATCTGGAAGGTACACTTATACAATCCTGATGTTCTTTGTTCCGAACGCTTCACTGGCATTCCGAGGACTTTTTGGAAAAGTTGCTCTTCTAAGGATTGAATAATAGGAAAATGATCAGAGATCCCGATAACAGGGGAGTTGTATTCGACAATCTCAAAAGTCTGCTCTTCTTCCTTAAAAATAACCTCGCTCATATAACCATCATCGTCACGGAGTGAAGCTAATTGATGAGCCCTGTTAATAGGATCGCTGGCTTTGATTTTTTTGAGGTAATCTTCTGCGACGTCCTGATAAATCGAATAGAGGACTTTGTCACCGGAGCTTGGACCAAACATTTTATCAGATGCTGCCAATATCGACAGTGTGAGCTCGGTAAATTGTGTCGGGAAGAACTCTTGGGCCAGAGCCGTCAGGCGGTAGGCTTTCTCAGGACGACCCATTCCTTTTGGACGTCTCCAACAATCAAGGTACCCGTCTTTCTCAAGAGATATACAGTGCTGCTTGATCCCCATGTAAGATAAACCAATCTTTTCACAAAGTTCAGCAACGGACAGTCCCCCATTACTTTTCTTGATGGATGTCAAGATTTGATATTTTTGACTTTTGACAACTCTTTTCAGCAAACGACTCTTCATGGTTTTATTGATTAGTTTGAGCATTACTTGATTTCAAGTATAAACTAAAAAATTAGTGAAAATAAAAAATCAAAATTGATTTGACTAAACTTTCAAAATTTCAAAAAAGTATTATTTTAATACTGATTTTATTGATTAGAATGATTATTTTTAATTTTTACGTAATAGTCGTTTTATGATAGGGTACATCAAAAGAAAACCCTCCGCTCAGTGGTGATAATTGCGATTAAAACCCCCGAGAAAATCATCTGGAATACATTCAAAATCAAAATAAGACATAAATCATCCTGTTCCCAATAGTCAGTAAAGACGGGAATCCTGATCTTTTTTTGTTTTTTTCATTAACAATCTACCTATTGCACGATAGATTCTGCCACCTATGATCATATTTCCTGCAATCGATTTAAAAGACGGTAAGGTCGTCAGGCTGCGCCAAGGGAAGGCCGAGGACGTAACCATCTATTCGGAGTCACCGGTCACCCAAGCCCTCTTTTGGCAAGAACAAGGGGGTGAATACCTTCACATCGTAGATTTGGATGGGGCATTCACCGGAGAGGGTAAAAACTTAGCGGCTGTCTGTGAGATCACCCGGGCTATAAAGATACCTTGCCAGATGGGCGGGGGGATCAGGGACCTCCAAAGGGCAAAAAAGGCTTTTGATGCCGGTGTCGCGCGGGTCAT
This genomic window contains:
- the argC gene encoding N-acetyl-gamma-glutamyl-phosphate reductase, whose product is MKNKIKVAVIGASGYSGEQLVALLVNHPHVELTTVTSRQYAGRNLSDVFPSLHYRGDLCFTEPDIDAISKNAEAVFLALPHGVASDFACPLVEKGLKIFDLSADFRLRSADTYQEFYQHDHPAPALLQKAVYGSPEIYRKEIKSSSLIACPGCYPTSILLPTIPLLEKGWIDPERITADSLSGVSGAGRKAELDYLFVECNESLRAYGVPKHRHLSEIEQELSLAQKRAFPEIAKPVVISFTPHLMPVSRGILTTLYFEMSPTFKDLFLSDKANASLGITNLYQEKYGNEPFVSFLGDTRLPDTKNVVRTNFIEISFKLDWRMNRILAFSAIDNIVKGASGQAVQAFNISYQLPETTGLI
- a CDS encoding winged helix-turn-helix transcriptional regulator, with product MKSRLLKRVVKSQKYQILTSIKKSNGGLSVAELCEKIGLSYMGIKQHCISLEKDGYLDCWRRPKGMGRPEKAYRLTALAQEFFPTQFTELTLSILAASDKMFGPSSGDKVLYSIYQDVAEDYLKKIKASDPINRAHQLASLRDDDGYMSEVIFKEEEQTFEIVEYNSPVIGISDHFPIIQSLEEQLFQKVLGMPVKRSEQRTSGLYKCTFQIDSPIKFHTQDKIMQQVAVA
- the argJ gene encoding bifunctional glutamate N-acetyltransferase/amino-acid acetyltransferase ArgJ codes for the protein MEKFTEIKGGITAPLGFTASGIYAGIKATNKTKRDIAVIFSEVPCVAAGKFTTNQVKAAPVKVSIKNVKNKQAYAIIANSGNANACTGVRGVEDAKKMISATAKALGVKDSEVLICSTGRIGVFMPIQKIEEGITKAVKKLSRNGSKDAAEAIMTSDSCKKEVALSFQINGKRVTIGAIAKGAGMIDPNMATMLCFITTDASIDKKSLDRALGIAVEQSFNSITVDGDMSTNDTVLLLANGLAENEALTPAHPEFSKFQNALNTITRKLALMIVADGEGISRVVEVVVKGASSHRDAKLAAESVANSSLVKCAWCGGDPNWGRIMDAIGYSSAKIKEECVDIYYDGSCAVQNGIVSKTPVEKLRKIVKKPRFTITINLHLGSGEHTVYASDITEKYVELNKSE